Part of the Nitrosophilus alvini genome, GAAAAGCGATGAAAGAAGTGAACTGAAAACCTTTACGCATGATAAGAGTATAGATTATATGATATTTGATAAAAATCCTTTTGAAAAGGCATAAGAAATAAAAGAGTTCGATGTTTTGATTTTGGGTGGGGGTGCAGGCAGTCTGATGGCTGCGTCTGTCATAAAATCAAAAAGTGTGGCGCTGATCGAACATAATGGTGATATAGGCGCAAAGATAAAAATATCCGGCGGCGGCAGATGCAACATAACCAACAGATATCTGGGCTGGACCAACTATCTGGGAGAAAAAAGTTTCGTTCAGAGTGTAATTGAGAGATTTACAAATAAAGATCTGCTTAAATTTTTCAAAGAAAAGGGACTAAAGCCTGTTCTGAGGAAAGAGAATCAGTTTTTTTGTCCGCACTCATCCGACGATATACTGGGCATTTTTAAAAAAGAGTTAAAAAATATATCGGTTTTTTTGAAATATGAGATTTTAGATGTTGAGAAAGTAGAGGATTTTTTTATAGTCAGATGCGACAAGGAGAGTTTCAAAGCAAAATTTGTTCTCGTGGCTACAGGCGGGATCAGTTATAAAAAACTGGGAGCTTCTGATATAGGATACAAAATAGCCCAAAAGTTTGGACACAGTATAGTCCCTTTGAAACCGGCTCTTGTTGGATTTACGGTCCAAAAAGATGAGTTTTGGTTCAAAAATCTAAGTGGAATATCTTTTCGGGCAAGAGTAAAAACTGCAAAAAAAGAGATAAGAGGAGATATTCTGTTTGCTCATAGAGGCATTAGCGGTCCTGCAATGCTAAATGCTTCTTTGTATTGGGATAGAGGAAAGATTTCAGTCGATTTTCTTGACGATAAAAAGCTTGAAGAGCTGTTGAGATATAAAAACAGGCAGCTAATATCGCAGCTTCCTTTACCGAAAAGGTTTGTAAAAGAGTTTTTGTACAGATTTGGTCTGATAGACAAACCTGTTAAGAATTTGGGCAAAAAAGAGATAGAAATTTTGAAACTTTTAGAAAGTTATGAGTTTGCGCCTGCAGGAACATTTGGATTTGAGAGAGCAGAAGTGACAAAAGGCGGTATATCAACCGATGAAATAGATCCTCTCAATATGGAAAGCAAAAAGGTAAAAAATCTTTTTTTCGCAGGAGAAGTGTTGAATGTTACCGGTGAACTTGGCGGGTATAATTTCCAGTGGGCGTTTTCAAGCGGATATATTGCAGGAAAATATATAGATGAATGCCCTTGAGATAGCTGAAATTATAGGGATAGGAGCTTTTGCTCTCAGCGGATTCTGGGTTGCGGTACAAGAAAGACTTGATCTGCTTGGTATTTTTGTTTCGGCATTTCTTACCGCTTTAGGAGGCGGAATCGTAAGAGATATACTAAGTTCAAGAGAACTTTACTCTTTTACACACTATCTGCCTGTATTGATTGTGATTGCAGCGCTGATAATTGCATCTACATTAAAACTTTATGCCAAAAACGAAATCCAAAATCATAAATTTTTTATCATCAGCGATTCTATAGGTCTCTCTTCATTTGCCATTTCCGGTGCTCTTGCAGGAATTGAGGTTGGATTTAACTTTTTTGGTGTGATACTTCTTTCTTTGATAACTGCAGTAGGAGGAGGGGTAATGAGAGATATTCTTCTAAACCGGATACCACTTATACTTTTAAGTGAATTCTACGGCAGTGTCGCTATATTGATCGGAACTGTTGTCTTTTTGCTGGATATTTTCAATCAGACAAGTTTACTTGCTTTGTTGACAGTTTTTGTATTCGGTTTTATACTTAGACTTGTTGCATATTACAGAAACTGGCATCTGCCAAAGGTCAGATAAGTAAGATTTATCTGCCGGATATGTCCGGCAGATAAAAGTTTAGTAAAAAAGATGAGCTTCTACTCTTCTGTTTTTGGCTCTTCCTTCTTCTGTGCTATTGTCTGCTATTGGCATCTCTTCTCCGTAACCAATGTAAGTTAGTCTTTCAGGCTCGACACCAAGTTTTATCAGCATTTCATATACCGCTTTTGCTCTTCTTTCCGAGAGTTTTTTGTTGTAAGCTTTTGAGCCGATACTGTCTGTGTGGCCCTGAATTTCAGCTTTGTAAGGTTTGTTCCTTTTGAGAAATTCGGCAAAAGTTTTGATTTTCGGCAGGTATTGGGGTTTGATTTTTGCTGAGTTAAAATCAAAATTGATTCTGAAGTTATAAATTATAGGACAACCGTTTTTATCTACCTGAAATCCTTTTGGAGTTCCGGGACATTTGTCGAGATAATCATACACTCCGTCTCCGTCACTGTCAAGAGGACAACCTTTCTCATCCACTTTGACGCCTTTTGGAGTATGGGGGCATCTGTCGAGATAGTCGTATACTCCGTCACCGTCCGTATCCAGAGGGCATCCATCCGTATCCACTTTCACATTTATCGGTGTTGCGGGGCATTTGTCATTTTCATCTATAACACCGTCGTTGTCACTGTCTAAAGGTATATATCTTCCTTTTTGAACAGGGACAGGTTTTGGTTCCGGTACAGGAGCAGCTTTTTTTGCTCCAAAAGGTATAGAAAGACCGGCTGTCAATGCGAAATCGTTATAGGCATTTTCAAAATCCCTTAAATATCTCGCTTCTAAAAGAAAATCAAGATTTTCGATGATGTTTGTTTTCCAACCGACTCCCAGTTGTGCAAAATTTCCGTCATCAAGGCCTGCTTTTTCATTGTCTATCTCCTGATAACCAAGACCGGCGATTATATAAGCTGTATAACTGTTTTGAGGAGTAAATTCATATATGGCGTTAAGTGCGAATCTATTTATATCCGTTTCATCTAATAAACCGGAATAATCGGCATTGTTTGACTGTTCGAAGGATATTCCGGCAAGCCAGTTGTCAGTCAACCTTTTGTTTCCTCTTATTCCCCAGTTTTTGAGGTTGTCTTCAAGTGCACTGTCGTTATCCGTAAACTCTACTGCTCCTGTAACCGCAGCTTCATAACTATTTTCTCCTCCATATGCTAAGCCGCTTAATAGAATCACGGCCGCACAAAGTACAATTTTTTTACCCATCGCTGCTCCTTTTCAATTTTACTTAATTACATGATAACATTTTTTTATTAAAAAGAGGTGATGATTTAATCATTTTGAAGGCCATATCTGATAAAATTTTAAAAAATTATGAAAGGTTTATTTTTGGCCATAAAAGAGATATCCTATAAAGAAAAGGTCTTTACTATAAGTTATGATATTTTAAATTTGCAAAAAGAGGATGATATAGTCTTTCTACACGGCTGGGGCAGCAATAAAAAGGTGATGAAGAGCGCTTTTTCAAAAACTCTTTGCGAATTCAGGCACATTTATGTCGATATGCCGGGTTTTGGCAAAAGTCCCAACAGTGAAGTTCTGACAACCGTAGATTATGCAAATATTATCGATATTTTTTTAAACAAAATCGGTGCGAAAAAGGATATCGTGGTTGGTCACTCCTTTGGAGGAAAAGTTGCGCTGTTTTTAAAGCCTAAACTTCTTGTGCTGCTCTCTACTGCTGGCATAAAACTGCCAAAATCTTTGAAAGTGAGGGCAAAAATAGCTCTGTTCAAGTTGCTTAAACCTGTAGGTGGAGCAAAAATCAGAAGATTTTTTGTCTCAAAAGATGCAAAAGATATGCCGCAAAATATGTATGAAACATTTAAAAATGTTGTAGATGAGGATTTTGCTCCGCTCTTTGAAAAATATGAGGGCAGAACGCTTGTCTGTTGGGGAAAAGAGGATAAAGCTACACCTTTGGCTGCAGGAGAGAAGATAGCCTCTCTTTTGCGAAACTGCCGTTTTGAAGTATATGAGGGCGATCACTACTTCTTTTTGAAAAACTCTTCCATAATCGCAAAAAGTATTGAGGAAAACTATGAAAAGCTATAGATTTATCGTAAGCGGGCGGGTTCAGGGAGTATGGTTTCGTAAATATACAAAAGAGCTCGCCGAAAATCTCGGTATAAGCGGATATGTTAGAAATCTACCTGACGGGAGAGTAGAGGCGGCTGCAACTTTTGAAGATGATGAAAAGTTTAGGCTTTTTCTGGAAGGGCTGAAAAAAGGTTCTCCATTATCTCGAGTAGAGAAGGTGGAAATAGAACCTATAGATGATATATCTGATAAAGGTTTTGAAATAATTTACTAATTTACGGAGAAGACATTGGAGAAGATTTTACATTTGACAGGTCATATTCTGCTGATTCTCGCTATGGGATATTATTTAATATTAAATTTACAGTGGTATAGCTACAGGCTTAAAAGGGTCATTCTACATCACCATAATCAACTTTTGCATATTTTTTTCTTTTTTATACCGCTTTTTGCTTACATAGCTTTAAGAGAGTATGTGTGGGCTGTTCTTATTCCATATGTTGCCGCATTATGGCTATGGCAGCGCAAAATTGACAAAAAACTTGTATTTACCGGCAGGGTAAAACGTTTTTTTGCTGCACTTGTTCTTTTTTCTCTCTTTTTTGATCTTTTATGCCTTGCCAAATTTGACTGCAGAGTTTTCAGTACTATACTGCCTTTGGCCGCTGCCCTGATTGCCGGTAATATCATAGAAAAAATTCTTTTTGCAGGTTTTAAAAAAGAGGCCAAAAAAAG contains:
- a CDS encoding alpha/beta fold hydrolase gives rise to the protein MAIKEISYKEKVFTISYDILNLQKEDDIVFLHGWGSNKKVMKSAFSKTLCEFRHIYVDMPGFGKSPNSEVLTTVDYANIIDIFLNKIGAKKDIVVGHSFGGKVALFLKPKLLVLLSTAGIKLPKSLKVRAKIALFKLLKPVGGAKIRRFFVSKDAKDMPQNMYETFKNVVDEDFAPLFEKYEGRTLVCWGKEDKATPLAAGEKIASLLRNCRFEVYEGDHYFFLKNSSIIAKSIEENYEKL
- a CDS encoding NAD(P)/FAD-dependent oxidoreductase, which produces MGGGAGSLMAASVIKSKSVALIEHNGDIGAKIKISGGGRCNITNRYLGWTNYLGEKSFVQSVIERFTNKDLLKFFKEKGLKPVLRKENQFFCPHSSDDILGIFKKELKNISVFLKYEILDVEKVEDFFIVRCDKESFKAKFVLVATGGISYKKLGASDIGYKIAQKFGHSIVPLKPALVGFTVQKDEFWFKNLSGISFRARVKTAKKEIRGDILFAHRGISGPAMLNASLYWDRGKISVDFLDDKKLEELLRYKNRQLISQLPLPKRFVKEFLYRFGLIDKPVKNLGKKEIEILKLLESYEFAPAGTFGFERAEVTKGGISTDEIDPLNMESKKVKNLFFAGEVLNVTGELGGYNFQWAFSSGYIAGKYIDECP
- a CDS encoding trimeric intracellular cation channel family protein, whose product is MNALEIAEIIGIGAFALSGFWVAVQERLDLLGIFVSAFLTALGGGIVRDILSSRELYSFTHYLPVLIVIAALIIASTLKLYAKNEIQNHKFFIISDSIGLSSFAISGALAGIEVGFNFFGVILLSLITAVGGGVMRDILLNRIPLILLSEFYGSVAILIGTVVFLLDIFNQTSLLALLTVFVFGFILRLVAYYRNWHLPKVR
- a CDS encoding acylphosphatase — protein: MKSYRFIVSGRVQGVWFRKYTKELAENLGISGYVRNLPDGRVEAAATFEDDEKFRLFLEGLKKGSPLSRVEKVEIEPIDDISDKGFEIIY
- a CDS encoding OmpA family protein; protein product: MGKKIVLCAAVILLSGLAYGGENSYEAAVTGAVEFTDNDSALEDNLKNWGIRGNKRLTDNWLAGISFEQSNNADYSGLLDETDINRFALNAIYEFTPQNSYTAYIIAGLGYQEIDNEKAGLDDGNFAQLGVGWKTNIIENLDFLLEARYLRDFENAYNDFALTAGLSIPFGAKKAAPVPEPKPVPVQKGRYIPLDSDNDGVIDENDKCPATPINVKVDTDGCPLDTDGDGVYDYLDRCPHTPKGVKVDEKGCPLDSDGDGVYDYLDKCPGTPKGFQVDKNGCPIIYNFRINFDFNSAKIKPQYLPKIKTFAEFLKRNKPYKAEIQGHTDSIGSKAYNKKLSERRAKAVYEMLIKLGVEPERLTYIGYGEEMPIADNSTEEGRAKNRRVEAHLFY